The sequence TGCGCGACAACAGGAAGACCTCGTAGTCCATGGACAGCCCGAACAGGATCGTGAAGAGCATGAGCGGGATCCACGGGTCGATGGGTCCGGTCCTGCTGATCCCGACCAGCGATCCCAGCCAGCCCCACTGGAACACGGCCACGATCACGCCGAAGGCGGCACCCACCGACAGCAGGTTCATCACCGCGGCCTTGAGCGGGATGACGAGCGACCGGAACACGGCCATGAGAAGGAGGAAGGACACCACGACCACTCCGCCGATGACCCAGGGCAGTCGGCCGCTCATGTAGTTGGCGGCGTCGACGGCGGCAGCCGTGACCCCGCCGACCAGGACCCTGACCCCGCTGCCGCTCGTCACCGACGGCACCACGCTGTCGCGGATGCGATGCACGAGCGACTGGGTGGCCTTGTCCTGCGGCGACGTGGTGGGGATGACCGTGATCACGGCGGTGTTGTCGGCCGCGTTGAACGCTGGCGGGGCGACCTGGGCCACGCCCGGCGTGGCCCGCAGCTGGGTAGCCAGCCGGTCCACGGTGGGCCGGCCGGCCGCTCCTGGCATCTGGGCTGCCAGCACCAGAGGCCCGTTGGCGCCGGGACCGAACCCCTCGGCCAGGAGGTCGTAGGCCTGGGTGGTGGTGAGCGACGGCGGGCCGTTGCCGGCGTCGGTGAAGGCCAGGTTCATGGAGAACAGCGGGACCGCGAGCACCACCAGGGTGGCGAGGGCGGCGAGGGCCGCCGGCCAGGGCCGCCGCTGCACGACACGGCTCCAACGGAACGAGACAGGCGGCCGTTGGGGACCGCGCCGCCGCCGGGTCGGGACCCGGAGGCGATCGATGGCGAGACCGGCGAAACCCAGCATGGCCGGCAGGAGGGTGAGCGTCCCGATCATCACCAGGGCGACGGCGGCGATCGCCCCGAAGGACAGCCCGTACATGAACGGCAGGTTCATGACGAGCAGTCCGAGGAGCGAGATCACCACCGTGCTGCCGGCGAAGAGCACGGCCCGGCCTGACGTTGCCAGGGAGAGCGCCACCGAGTCGCGCGGGGACATGCCGTCAGCGAGCGCCCGGCGGTGGCGGGTGACGACGAGCAGGGCGTAGTCGATGCCCACGCCGAGGCCGATCATGCCCGCCAGCTGGGTGCCGAACGACGGCACCGTCACCGCGTGGCTGATCACGTCGATGATCGCCACCCCGGCGCCGATCCCGAACAGGGCGATCAGGATGGGCAGACCCATGGCGATCACCGAACCGAAGGCGATGAGCATGATGATGATGGCGGCCAGGATCCCGACGCCCTCGCTCGCCCCGGGCTGGGCTGTCACGGCCTTCTCGATGGGCGGGCCCCCGAGCTGCACGTTGAACCCCGGTGCGGCGGACGCCCGGGCGGTGTCCACGACCTTCTGAGCCGCGCTCTTGGGCAGGTCGGGCGTCTGCGTGTCGAACTGCACCTCGGCGTAGGCGATGTGGCCGTTGGCCGAGATCTGGTTCCCGGCTCCCGGCGAGAACGGGCTCCGGACGCCCGACACGTGGGGGAGGGGCTGTAGCTGGCTGATCACCCGGGCGATGGCGGCCTGGCTGGCCGGAGAGGTGACGGGCTGGGAGGTCTGGAACACGACGTCGCCCGTGTCGCCGGCACGCGCCGGGAACGCCTGCTGGAGGATGGTCTGGACCCGGTCCGACTCCGAGTGTCCGGAGCCGAAGCGGTCAGTGAACTGGCCGGGGGCCGCCTGAGCGACGATCGTCAGAGCGATGAGGCCCGCGACCCACAGGACGAGGACCAGTCGCCGGCGGTCGTAGCACCACCGGCCGAGTCGGCCCAAGGCGCTGTCGTTGACCTGGGACGTCGCGGGAGTCGCCCGGTCGAGCTCAGATTTCACCGTTACCTCCCGTCC is a genomic window of Acidimicrobiales bacterium containing:
- a CDS encoding MMPL family transporter, with amino-acid sequence MKSELDRATPATSQVNDSALGRLGRWCYDRRRLVLVLWVAGLIALTIVAQAAPGQFTDRFGSGHSESDRVQTILQQAFPARAGDTGDVVFQTSQPVTSPASQAAIARVISQLQPLPHVSGVRSPFSPGAGNQISANGHIAYAEVQFDTQTPDLPKSAAQKVVDTARASAAPGFNVQLGGPPIEKAVTAQPGASEGVGILAAIIIMLIAFGSVIAMGLPILIALFGIGAGVAIIDVISHAVTVPSFGTQLAGMIGLGVGIDYALLVVTRHRRALADGMSPRDSVALSLATSGRAVLFAGSTVVISLLGLLVMNLPFMYGLSFGAIAAVALVMIGTLTLLPAMLGFAGLAIDRLRVPTRRRRGPQRPPVSFRWSRVVQRRPWPAALAALATLVVLAVPLFSMNLAFTDAGNGPPSLTTTQAYDLLAEGFGPGANGPLVLAAQMPGAAGRPTVDRLATQLRATPGVAQVAPPAFNAADNTAVITVIPTTSPQDKATQSLVHRIRDSVVPSVTSGSGVRVLVGGVTAAAVDAANYMSGRLPWVIGGVVVVSFLLLMAVFRSLVIPLKAAVMNLLSVGAAFGVIVAVFQWGWLGSLVGISRTGPIDPWIPLMLFTILFGLSMDYEVFLLSRIREEWRRTGDNATAVADGLAKTARVITAAAAIMVCVFGSFVIGDVRVLKVFGLGLAVAVFIDATIVRMVLVPAVMELLGKANWWFPRSLDRIVPRLGVEVDVDDYEPSRPLAPTSPRDGDPVLTG